TGAATTGTCCGGcgagaaaacaaaacagatATAAAGACGTGAAATCTTAATGTATTAACGATAAATTATCACGTTTCCCACCACTCAAAAAGAATCACAACCCGCGTGACGATTGTGAGTAGACGTGGATACagagttaaaaatttattacggCTTGTTCAAGTATTCCATTTTCTAAAAGGCAGTGACGGTGCGTCTGGCATTTTTCGTATAGCTCAATAATTGTATATGCTGATTCGTGAAACTCACGAAAAGATGAAGATAAACTCACCTTGCACTTTCAAAAGTAGCTTCGGCTGTGCTTCCTATGGCTCCAAATCCGACGCCTACTGCAAGGCCCTCGGGAATATTGTGAACCTGCAAGAACATTAgaagtaattaaaattataaaaataacaaaggtATTCACGTCTTATAACTGGGCTAAAGTTATAAACTTTACCAAGGTCAAACTACTGTACACATGCGATACCATGCTTGACGATTGCTTTACATATACGtggtttgaatatttgaatctACATCGATCCAACATTTGTACAACTGATTAAAGCCTTGGTTAGAATTTGCTTTAACGTTCCAATAACGACatcattgaaataattacacaACTGTTACgtgctttttttattttctcaagtaAAATCATTTATGAGTATTACGGAAGTAAAAATTCTGATTCTGAAAAACTGTACTTGGTACTTGTGAATCAGACATTTTTGGAatctacaaaatttttgtgcCAATGCATTCAACATGCAAAGTGTATTTCCACTACCAAGTGACAGTGTATATCACATTGTTTTTCATAGAGCGGCACtatatctcaaataatgaCGACAGATacttttttgtattctttgattaaaaaaactttcataCTAATAATCGTATTTTGCAGAAGGAACCATACCGTGATTGCAACGACAAGTAACAGTATCCTTCGCCACTGGTTATTTTTCGCTTCGTCATTTGGGTCCTCGTAAACAGTTTCGACATCTCCTGCTTCGGGAACACGTGGAGCTGTGTTAACTGTTTGTCTCCTTCTGGTACTTTGTTCGTAGAAGCCTGAAATagtcatcaattttttttttttaataaaactacATTAATGTTAAACTGAAATGGTAATGTAAAGTACACAGTCGTCAGTACTTTGTCCATCGCAACGTTATCTATATGTAGATTTAAATATGGTTTTCAATGCCGATCACtattgaattatcaaaaacGGTATCTGTGTACCAGTAGCCTAGGCATTGCTTCGTAGGAAGAACTCATGTTTATTTTACATAGGTGTGACAATGCCTTAAGCCAACGATTATtactttcaaaagttaaaattttgattagTTTTAGTCATGTGGATTCTCCTTGTAGATTATCACAAATTGGCTAAATTATCATGCCAGTGCTTTAGGAAGTAAAATTTTGATCACATACTTTCAATAAGAGAGCCTCAAAAGATCCGAGACAAAATGGGTAGTGTAACATAGTTTACACCAGTTGTTCCTCGCAAAGACCGTCATGATATACATAATTCTAACGTGAACTGAACAGGCTTTTACTCTTGCATGCAGGGTTAGTAGGATCAGCTTTAGCCATGAAAATCACAAAGCAGGGAATCCAATGTTAATACACCTCTAACTTGTTATAATGCAGTTACTCAGTATTATGCACATATACGCCGATTTCGAAGTGCTTAATGCTTACACATTTGTAGATCGTGGCATGCGGTAAGAATTAGAGACAAAACCGATTTTCTCTACTAGCTGTAAAACAGGTGCAGTTTCATGTGAACTTTAAATAGTGAATGAACTATCAAATTTGGTTTTCATGCATTTTTAGTAAGACACGAGATTGAGTAAGACTTCGTGAATACTCATTGGTTGAGAAAACTACAAGGGTGAGTTAGTCAGATGCAACAATATGTATTCTGATGACAATTATTTCCGATACTAGTTTTCGATACTTATAAATAGATGCAGCTCGTGAAAATGCAAGATAATATTTCTTAACGGTATTTCATTGGatgtaaaacaaatttctgatctaaaaatttgtaatgagTAACTCCGTTGAGATCTTTAATTTGGCTTCATTGACACCAATCCCAAGACCAACACTTGCTGATATGTACTTGTAAAACCGATCCCATCACCCAAAGCCACAAGTGTCAATATTACGTAtctatttatacaattataaaatgaatagTATCTACCATCGATGGTGGTCGACTCGACGTCAGAGTAGACTTTTGCACCACTAACATTAACTTCACTAACAATAATACTGTCGTCAATATCCTGGTCGCTCTTTAGCTTTGCCAGGATTTTTCGTCTTTGTTTCGTACCGACTGATTGCATGGCTAAAACCACATTCGGAGACTGAACGCCTAGTGCAGATATCAACACGTCTGTGCCGTAGACAAAAGCAGCGCCTATGAGGAATCCAAGTCCGACTGGTAAAAACGCGTATTCCCCATTTTCCCCGTAAGTTTTGCTCTCCGATGCGGCTGTGATGGCTGGTGATAGCAGGGACCAGTAGCTTGCAGCAATCATAACTCCGGCTGCAAAACCAAGACTCACATCCAGTAGTTTCCTCTGTGAATAGAagaaattgtaattgaaacaaaatcatTGAGGACACATAGTGTATAATGAATAACCTACAGTGTAGAAAAAGCATACGTGTGGAAAGAAAAGGTTTTCCAAGAGGTAGGTGTGAAACCTTATTAttaacataaataaattaataaagtaTGCTCAAAGGCatatgattattattgatttGAACAGATGTCAAACAGCAGACAGCTGAAAAACCAACACATACTTAGTTATCAATGCTTTTACAATCTGGAATATCAATGTTGCAATTCACTTTATTATCCTACCAATGCCCAATCATTTCACAATCAGATACCATCACCACCTGATGCAcatgtgatgaaaaaaaagcaatttcaCGTTAATTTGAGCTATTGTCGAAACTCACAAGAAAACAATCTGTACCAGTTTATTACAAGGTTCAGGATTCTAGTGGGCCTTTCTACAGAATAATTACACATTATGTATTTCCATACCAGATTGAGGCTAGATATCAACCTTGTAGTTCAAGGGTAAGCTCCGGTTTCTTAGTTCTTTACCTGTCCTTCATTTTCTACCATATTCGTtattgtatttaaaataatgtgaaaacaTTTCTGTAATGCCAGTACTCTGTATAGAATTTTTCTTAGGATACATGATAAATGTATTGCTAAGCACGGTTAAAATAAAGACAAATGATGTATTCTAAGACTATCCAATTACGCTTGCGCCTTGGCTAAGCAATATTTCAGATGCCAAAGTGGCATTCCACTTTTGTAACATTTCACATGTTTCCGAGTATTCTTGACATCCTCCTATCTCTGATGCCATATTTATTACTCAATACTTATATGCATCCTATCTTGGatgatttcatatttatatctcaatatttaaaaacatcCTCCCTCCTCTGATctcatataattattaattatacatgtTTCCGAGTATTCTTGACATCCTCCCATCTCTGATGCCATATTTATTACTCAATACTTATATGCATCCTATCTTGGatgatttcatatttatatctcaatatttaaaaacatcCTCCCTCCTCTGATctcatataattattaattatacatgtCGTCTGATACATACGCTTAATTAAAGACCAAATAATTGTTACTTGTTAAAGATTACGTGTCAACGATTCCCAACTGCAATAGCGTCGTTAAAACagagcagaagaagaagaagagataaagataattaaattaaagaaaatgatgaatGACAGAAACAATTATAcccaaaatgtaaacatacGAATCGCTGTATTGGGAACACGAAGGCAGGATGGGAtcggatgatgaaaaaattgtaaaaggtTTGCTTTGTACTTACAGATATGCCTGGTGTGAACTCACCTGTTTTCCGCGTATGAAAATAACGAGAGCCGCCCCCGCCGCCGTCAAACCCCATGTGAACAAAGTGCCTAGAAGGGCCTGAGTGACAGGTCCGTATCCTCTCAACATCTTCGGGGTTTTTGGTGATTAGCTTTTCCGACCCAGTTATCCGGCATTGGATACCGTGCTCCGGTGGTCGAGTCCCTCGCCAAACAAGATCTCGACTGACACCGAGTTCCGTGATGAGTTTGCGAGGTTATGCCTACGTGTATCAATTTGCGGTGGTGAAAACCGGTGTTGGATTTCATGCGAAAAGCAGCAAGGCTCGTGGAACGCGTATCAGCCGTGTGCCTCGCCAACGAGCGAATGAATATAGGTAAATTGAAGAAAAGGCGCTGAGTACGTAAGCGAAATCATTCCCCCGCAGTTATCTGGTCGCCGCCTCCACAGCCGCAGACGTCACCGCTGCTGCCGTCCTCGTTGTCGCCATTCCGGCCACTTAAACTCCCCTCCCACCTCCCGGTCAACCGCCGCCATCGCCGCCGACCTAGAGGCAGCtgagttttcaaaaataacaGCGGCATGCGATTTTCAACCTTGTTGATTATCGTATCACTTTATCGGAAACTCGCAAACCGATTTCCTGCGGTTTCAAAGACTCAATTCATGTGTTAAACACTCAAGGTCTCGTATCGGCCGATCTCAGGGTCACAGGTGGTTGCCGCCACTTGCTCGCGTTTAGTCAAACAGGTATTTCGCACACAGTGCTGGCCCACTGTGCTGGCCACGTTGACTGagaatataggtataaagaCTGATAGCCCTgcgttatttttcgtaacagtATGGTGGGTCTGGTCGAGTTTGGGGGTGTTAGCAGTTTCACGTATTATCGACCAAGCAATTGACCACGCCGGTAAAAAGATTGCTTCATAACCAACAACTATCGCGTGTAAAACGTTGgaattaaaaagtgagaaaaaccCGTACAAGAAATATATACGTTGAAATTATACGACGGAAaagtaaatttcaatcaaatacaTAACCGTGTATCGTTTATATTTACCTCGATATCTCGAATCTTTTATATGTGACAGTGGCATCTCTATTACgcgcaattaattttttccaagttttatACAAAGTCAACTTTCAACTGCTTCATTTATTAGCTTATTTAATAGTTACAACTGTTTCAACAATGTTCTTATGAagaatttcctttttttttcttttttgagcacttttcaaattgcgaattgaaaaaattcagtgtCTCATTAAGTTTTGATatccgaaaaattctgaaacagTCTTTCATTTGCTAGAAGCACGTTAAAGATATTTCGAAGATTGAACATATTTTATgagtttttctaaaaatttggAAGCGGTGATTGGATTTAGATTGCGAATAATTAAGCAAATGAACTAAATGAACTATTACCTTCTGCATAATATTAACGTACATATTaaaccatatttttcttcgcaaTTTTGGAAATACTAAATATTGATTATTCtcaattcataattatttgaagttctaaaaaaaaaaaaacggaaaaaatctttttctcaCAGCGAAAATTTTGAAGCGTTCAGGATTCCATAAGTAACATTATTGAGAACTCGACGGTTTTTGTTCAGTTACTGATTTTGAAGGGGAATAATCTGATGGCTTTCaaatcattaaattttattaccaacGCAACATTATCTGtaaagtcaatttttatcctgtCGGCTGTACGTACTAACGTTATCAAAAGTTACTTATAGTTATAATCTGTGATTACGTATCAACGGAAGATGAAGCGAGTATAATTGCACCATGTACtgttgtatatttatttaatttcaagaaGTGAGAATTGACTATATTGTTACGTGTCCGATAAGTGCAgttaaaaaagttgaagaagcTGTTCAAAAAGCGATGTGTGGTTTGTGGCCACTTGCAATAATAAGCGTACCGAAAACGGTAACCGAAAGTAGCATAGCAAGAAGATAACCCAAGAATTTTCTTGCGCGTATTTATAATTAAAGATGCAGATCACTTTGTCACAAACCATAATCATCCTTATcatacgaaaatatatattttcttttaatattcAGTGTTACAAGTgtgtgtgataaatttttattattgttaagtGAAAAGCGTGTCAGCCGGAAAATTACAGACACGTGGCTTTGGAATTTGATATGggtgacaaaaaaaagtagatGATTGGTTGCAAAACCTTCCGAAAGCTCGGAGTCTACTCTGTCCAATGATCCATTTCTCatctttgagaaaaattatcaattacgGTAGCTAATTTCCGAAAGGTGTTCTGAGAAACGTCAAAAACCTGCAGTCTAAATATTACCCAAACCACAACTCTAACTGAAGCAGcctaaaattttgaaaaatctcgaaaGACTTATagatttcaagaatttattgatttttgaaactGTTGAAGCAAGACAAAAAACTATAGCCCACAATTTGCAAAGAAACTGAAACTATTTAATTCAGTTCACAGCAAGTCGACCACATTGTTCAACTCGATGCAATCACTTTTGGAGTTTCAGAATTTTAGCGAAGTTCTTGTGACCTCATCGTCAGCCGCTGCAGTAGGcaaattgaggtaaaaattaCCTTCATTGTTCagaatgatttttcatttttcaattcgcaAAATTCTAATGGGAATTTGTTT
This is a stretch of genomic DNA from Neodiprion fabricii isolate iyNeoFabr1 chromosome 2, iyNeoFabr1.1, whole genome shotgun sequence. It encodes these proteins:
- the LOC124176265 gene encoding zinc transporter ZIP11 isoform X2, producing the protein MLRGYGPVTQALLGTLFTWGLTAAGAALVIFIRGKQRKLLDVSLGFAAGVMIAASYWSLLSPAITAASESKTYGENGEYAFLPVGLGFLIGAAFVYGTDVLISALGVQSPNVVLAMQSVGFYEQSTRRRQTVNTAPRVPEAGDVETVYEDPNDEAKNNQWRRILLLVVAITVHNIPEGLAVGVGFGAIGSTAEATFESARNLAIGIGIQNFPEGLAVSVPLQAAGFSTLKSFWYGQLSGMVEPIAGVLGAAGVSLASVALPYALSFAAGAMIYVVVDDIVPEAHSSGNGKLASWGAIVGFLIMMALDVGLG
- the LOC124176265 gene encoding zinc transporter ZIP11 isoform X1 encodes the protein MLRGYGPVTQALLGTLFTWGLTAAGAALVIFIRGKQRKLLDVSLGFAAGVMIAASYWSLLSPAITAASESKTYGENGEYAFLPVGLGFLIGAAFVYGTDVLISALGVQSPNVVLAMQSVGTKQRRKILAKLKSDQDIDDSIIVSEVNVSGAKVYSDVESTTIDGFYEQSTRRRQTVNTAPRVPEAGDVETVYEDPNDEAKNNQWRRILLLVVAITVHNIPEGLAVGVGFGAIGSTAEATFESARNLAIGIGIQNFPEGLAVSVPLQAAGFSTLKSFWYGQLSGMVEPIAGVLGAAGVSLASVALPYALSFAAGAMIYVVVDDIVPEAHSSGNGKLASWGAIVGFLIMMALDVGLG